Genomic segment of uncultured Fibrobacter sp.:
TTTGCCGCATGGCGTTCGTGTTCCCCGACAAGTACGAAATCGGCATGAGCAATAACGGAATCCGCATCCTGTACCATGTCATCAACCGCGAACCGGATTTGCTGTGCGAAGTCTCTTTTGCACCGTGGGACGACATGGCAAAAGAAATGGAGAAGTACGACATTCCGCTGTACAGCTACGCAAGCTATACGCCGGTGCGTGATTTCGAAGTGGTCGGCATGACGCTCCAGACGGAACTCAATTTTACGAACGTGCCCTACGTGCTTGACATCGCGCGCATTCCCGTATGGCAGAAAGACCGCCGCGAAGAAGACCCGATTTTGGTGGCAGGCGGGCCCGCCATGGCAAACCCCGAGCCGGTTGTAGACTTCTTTGACGCCTTCATGATTGGTGACGGCGAAGACATGATCATCAAGTTCCTGCGCTGCGTGGGCGAAGGCCGTAAAGCTAAACTTCCCCGTGCCCAGATTCTAGAGAATTTGTCTAAAATTGACGGCGTGTACGTTCCGAGTCTCCGACCCACCGTCATCAACGAATTTGGCGACATCGTTCCTGCAGAGCCTGCCAAGGGCAGCTACCAGAACACGAACGGTGTGCGCAGGCAGTTCATTCCGGTAATGGATCCGAAGAACTACCCCATCAAGAACTTGATTGCCAACATGCAATTGGTACACAACCGATTCAGCGTCGAAGTCATGCGAGGCTGCGCCCAAGGTTGCCGTTTCTGTCAGGCAGGCATTTGGTACAGACCCTGCCGCGAACTCGACCCCGATGACGTCTTGGACATCGCCAAGGCTGGCATCAAGGCAACCGGCGAACGCGAACTTGGACTTCTTTCGCTTTCCACCGCCGACTACAAGCCCGTGGAAGGCTTGACCGACTCCATCATTGACGACCCGTTCTTCGATACGGTAGACGTGAGTCTCCCGAGCATCCGCGTGAACGCCTTCGGCGAAACGCTCGCCCAAAAGATTTCTGCCCTCAAGGGTGGCCGCAGCGCGACCTTCGCACCTGAAACCGGTTCCGAACGAATCCGCAAGATGATCAACAAGACCATCAGCGACCAGGACATGTACAACGCCGCCGAACACGCCTTCAGCAGCGGGTTCAACAAGATTAAGTTGTACACAATGATTGGTTTTCCGACCGAGAATGAACAGGACATGGAAGCGTTCTGCAACCTGATTGAAAACCTGGTCAAGATTGGTCGCAAGTACCTGCGCGGATGTCAAATCGCCGTGAGCATGGGTATTCTGATTCCGAAGTCCTTTACCGGGCTGCAGTGGGCTCCGTTCATGGACAAGGAAACCGCCCTCAAGCATATCCGCTACGTGCGCGAACGATTCTTTAGACACCCGAACGTGAAGGTGAACTGGGCCGGCTGGGAAACAAGCTTCCTCGAAGCCATATACAGCCGCGGCGACCGCAGGCTCGGCCCCGTGATTTACGCCGCCTACAAGAAGGGAATCATCTTCGAAAGCGACTCCTACCGTTTCGATTTCGAAAAATGGCAGCAGGTCTGGGAAGAATGCGGCTACGACACCAGCTGGGTGTACCGCATGCGCGAAAAAGACGAAGTGTTCCCGTGGGATTTCATTCACGCCGGCACAAGCAAACAGTACCTGCGCGGCGAATGGGAAAAAGCCTTCAAGGAAGACTCCGCACCGGTGCCCAACTGCAAATGGGGCGACTGCCAAAAGTGCGGCATTCCGGGCTTCGGCGCCGAAATCAAGCTCGCAAACGACCCGGTGCGCCACAAGGCCCCGAGCCGCACACCCGAGGAAATCAAGAAACTTGTCGCTGAACGCCGCCCCACGCAAAAGAGCTGCCACAGCTACAAGATTACTTTCAAGAAGACTGGTCTCAGCCGATTCTTGCCGCACCAGAACATGCTCAGTTTCTTCGAACGCACGTTCCTTTGCGCAGGCATTCCCATCAAGTTCAGCGAAGGCTTCAGCCCGAAGCCCCGCATTTCGAACATGGGCGCACTCCCGCTCGGTCTTGAAACCTACTGTGAAGTCATCAGCGTAGACTTATTGCAACCGCTTGACATTTCCAAGGAAAACTTGCCGAAGATTATGGCCGAACTTTCGAGGCCGTTCCCGCGCGGCATGGAAATCGTGAACATCGAACCGCTCAAGGAAAAGCTTTCGAAGCACATGCCGACGGCAATGATCTATTCGTTCACGCCCGAATCCATTCCCGAAGGCATCATGGAAAAGTTCGAAAGCAAGACGCTCCCCGTGGTACTCAACCACCGCGGTCAGGAAATCAACTTGAATGAACACATTCTTGGAATTCAAATTGCAGGCGGCGCCATTATCCTTAAGATCAAGTGTAACAACATGGGAACCACCGCAAGCCCGTTCAATATTTACGCGGCCTTGATGGGCGTCAATTTTGACCCCAAAAAGCTTGATGAGGCGTCAAGACGCTTCCTTATCAAGAAAATTGCGATGGAATGGTAAAACTTTAGCAAAGGTTATAACACTTTTTGACTTTTTTTATTAGTATTCCTAGTGGATTTTTGAAACACCCATTTAAGGAGTATTATATGAAAAAAATGTTTCTTGCTGCCGTGACGGCACTCGCCTTGTGCTCTTACAGCTACGCACAAGACGATGATGACGAATACGAAGAAGACGACGCCCCGGCTCGTGAAGAAGCTCCGGCGATCGAAGAAGACGACGCTCCGGTTGCAAAAACAGAAAAGAAATCCAAAGCCTCTTCTGGAGACGCCTTCCTGGGCCTCGGTATGGGTCTTACCGACAGCTACCAGCAAATTCACATCAAGTATAAGATTAGCAGCACGTTGACCGCTACCGGTATCTTGCTGTTGAACCACCATGGTGAATCCACCTACGAAGCAGGCGGTGCAGAAGTGGATATGGGTGACGATTATACCGCATTCGGTATCGGCGCCGGAATTGACTACTACCTCGACACTCCGGTACTTCCGACTTCTGTGGGTGCCGAAATCGCCTACATCAGCAACGGCGAACAGCTCTTAGCCAACGACGGAATGAATAAGTCCACCCTTTCTTCGAGCAACCTGAACATCAACCTGATGTTTGGTGTCCATGCAGAACTCGTCAAGAACTTCGAGCTTTCCGGAAAGGCTGGCCTCGGATTCGTGTACACGTCCTCTACGACAAAGACCACGGCAATCGCCGCAAACACCAGCTCCGAAACCGAAATGTCTAACTTGAGTTTCGGTCTTAAGGCCGGCGTTTACGCCACCTGGTTCTTCCTGTAATTAAGAAGACCTGTTAAGGCAAAAAATTTAGACCGTCCACCAGGGCGGTCTTTTTATGTTCATCCAGCGCTTCGGCAATAGGCTACCGGGCCTATTGCCTTCGCTTGGCATTATTTATTCTGCAGGCAGTATAATCTCGATATGTCGCGTGCTCACGTTCAAGAAGTGCGTACGGAACAAATCCTTTTCGCTCTTGTCGCTCACGCGCACTTGCGTTACGGCAATAAAGTCCTTGTTTTCACGGATGTAGTCCGTGAGACGTTCGTCGCGGAGCGTATCGATTTCGCCCGTGATGATAAAGCTGTCGGTCCAAATTTTTACTAGCATGTTATAAATATAAAGTTTTTTTTGTTTGCAAGTAGAAAAAAAGCGTTTTTTTGTTGCTTTTTGCCTTTTTGAGTGTATTTTAGGGATATAATATAGCTGTTGGGTGTTCCCAACCAAGGAGTTTACCATGGCAAAGAAAAAGGCAATCAAACTGACCCCCGGCAAAATGATCTACCATAATCTGGAATTTATCGATAGCGATGTCGGGCGCCCGATCAGAATTCTTTCCGAATTCATGGGGCCGTACCAGATTTTTGCACAGGAAGGCATCAAGAATACCATCGTGTTCTTCGGTTCTGCCCGCACGCTCCCCATGGCCGAACTCAAAAAACGCCAAAAAAGCTGCAAGAACAAGGCCGAACTTGCACGACTCAAACGACTGGAAGCCGTCGCAGAATACTACGACGCCGCGCGCGAACTGGGCGCGAAACTTGGCCGTTGGGCAAACAAGCAGCACGACCATGGTTTTGCGGTGATGACCGGTGGCGGTCCGGGCATTATGGAAGCAGGTAACCGTGGCGCAAACGACGTCGGTACCTCTTCAGTCGGCCTGAACATCAAGCTGCCCTTTGAACAGCACCCGAACCCCTACATCGACGACGATCTGAACCTGCAGTTCCGTTACTTCTTTATCCGTAAGTACTGGTTCATGAAAATGGCCAGAGCACTCGTGGTGTTCCCTGGCGGTTTCGGCACGCTCGACGAAATGTTCGAAATCTTGACGCTGATCCAGACAAAAAAATACGGCGACAAGATGCCCGTCGTGATTTACGGCAGCAAGTACTGGAACAAGGTAATCAATTGGAATCACCTCGCCGAAACCGGCATGATCGACAAGGACGACCTGAAGCTGTTCCATTTCTGCGATAACGTAGAAGATGCTTACAATGTCATTACAACGGCTCTCGAAAAGACTATGGATTAATCTCAAATAACTTTTATTGCAAGGTGTCGCTCGGCGGCACCTTGTTTTGTTTTGGGGATTAGCTAAATTTAGGACATGATTCGAAACATTCTGGCAGAAACATTAGATCGCGTATCTAGAAACTTGGCTCTCCGCCCGAACTACACCATGGAAGAATACCAGCGGTGGTTCGACCAGAATCCCGAATACATGCACAACGGGGCCATGCAGCATATCCAGCTCGTCGAGCCCCTGACGCTCGAAGGCACCAACAACCTTTACCGCGCCCAATACTGGCTGGAACACCCGAACGATCCCAGCCGCTATGTGGAGCAAGAAATCGTCGTCAAGATTTGCAAGTTCTGGGCAAGCCCCGGCAAGAACAGGCTCCACCGCCTGAACAGCCTCTTGAGCGCATTCCAAGACGAAATCCGCATCAACAACCTGATTCACGCCACCAATATCGAAGGCGTGGTGCAGAGCATGGGCGGCGGCATCGCCGGCAGACACCCTTACCTGAAAATGGAATTCATCAAGGGTTGTTCCCTCGACAGGCTTTTCAAGAAAGACCTGACCGATGACGAAATTCTGCATCGAGTTGCCCAGCTTGCCTACTTGGCAAACACGATTAGCCAGCTGCATTACTACCAGGTAGTGCACAAGGATTTAAAGCCCAAGAACCTGCTTCTGTGCCAGAATCCGCAACACAAGAACAACCACAAGATTCTCGTGTGCGACTTCGGTTACGCCCAAGCGAAAATGCGCGACACCATCACCGAATATGGTGGACAGATGACGCCTTGCTACAGTGCGCCCGAACAGGCGATCATGGGTGAAAACCTGTCGGCCTCGGTGGACTATTTCAGTTTCGGCATTATCGTGCACGAATACCTGACCGGCGAGAAGCTGTTCCCGCATTCGATGGACATCTTTATCGAAGACGGCTACCGCATTACCGACCGTTACCTGGAATACCTGAAGACCGGTCGAGAAAACCGATTTAACGACCCGAGATTCCCGGAACTCACGCAGTGGATTGACAACCTCACCATTTTCGACAGCTTCGAACGCATGCAGTGCTGCCCGAACTTGTTTGATATTGCTCACAAATTGCGCGAACGCGTTAACGCCCAAGGCTACCGCGACGTGAACACTGATTTCTTGTGGAACCAGCTGCGCGAATACAATCGTTTTTAATAAAAATAAAATTTTCACTTTCTAATTCATTAGTTATATTCAGGGTATGAATAAGCCCTCTATCTCGAATATTATCGCTCTTTTAAAAAAAGTGAAACCAGTCCATTACTTGGTGGTTTTGGCAATTATAGGTATCGGCATTTTTAACGCCGTCACCGGAATCATGCCGCAAGTCAAACAAAGCCGCTACGAACGAGGAATCGAAAAATCCTTTAACAAGTGGTGGGAAGATGAGGGTGCAAACCAGTTCAAGATTGTCGGAGTTGAACCGACCGAAAAAGTCAGACAAGAAGAATTCGAACAATTCCGCAACAGGGCTTTTGCGCTAAAGCCTTCGTACATTATCGAAGACCGCGTCGAGCTCATGAGAAAGGATTTCCGCGAATGGTGGGAAATCCGTGGCGGCAAAGAAGAATTTATAGCAAAGAACAACCGCTACCCCAGCGAATCTGACTTTAGGCGTGAACTTGCCGAATGGATTGACAAGTACACCGACAAATTCGCACGCTACAACATGGCGTTTGTCCCCAAGAAAGGGCAGTACGACCGACTGCTCACCAGTTGGATTCTGTTCCCGAGCGTGTGGAGCTACATTTTATTCGCCGTGCTCTTTGTGTTTACGCTTGTTCGTTTGGAAAAGCGTTGGCAATGGTTTATTCTGTGGGGATGCATTGTCGGCTGGGCTCTTATCGGCGGCGTTCTGGTAAGTGTCATGACCGGCACGAGTTTCTTTGACCATTACAGCGGCGAACGCTATATGGGCATGAGTCTTACGATTGCATTCCTGCTCGGCGCAACCGCATTCGCCCCGCGCAAGGAACTTTCTTCGCAGGCTCTTTCTGCCATTTGCTTTACGGGACTTTTGCTCGACATGGCCGTCAACTGGTTTATCAACCCGAACATTTTCGGCGCTGTCGCGGTACTTTCGCCCGTCGCCTTTGGCGCAGGAGCCGTTGCCGGCTTAAAGATTGAGACTCGCCGCAAGACCCGTTACGAACTCAAGCAAGAAGCGTTGCAAGAACGTGCCCGCCGCATTGAAAAGCGTAACCCCATGGCCGAAATGAAATCCAAGACCCGCACCATGATTCAGTCGGGAATTGAAAACGCCAAGGGCGGTCGCCCCGAGCAGGCTCTCAGCCTGCTGACGCAGGCGATGGTCCAGCTCTTGCAAGAACACCCGATTGACAAGGCTACGGTACTTTCGCTGGCCGACAGCATGAACAAGCTTTATATTGAAGTTTCAAGCAACCAGTGGCTCGAATGGGGCGAAATCGCAAAGAACAAGAACGCCCCCGAAGCAGCGATCATGTTCTTAAAGAAAGGCCTTTCGCTTGAAAAAGACAAGAACTTCGCAAGGCGCGCCCTCTATACCTTGGGCGAGACCTGCGTCATTCGCGAAATTGATGTTGAAGACGGTCTCAAGCACTTGCAAAAAGTCATCGAGATGAACAAAACCGACATCTTGGCTAAGCAAGCGCAAAAGATCCTGGATTCCTACAAAGCGCTTATCGACTCTTCACGTAACGGCGGTTAACGCTACCGTTTTTCGAATATTCCACCACCATCACGTGGGCGGCAGGCATCCTAGCAGGCATTTGCATGCCCGTAAACAACGGGCGGCCTTGCAGGTCGAAAATGCGGTAGTAGGCCGTTTCTGCTTCGGTGCCGCGATTCACGTGCTGGGCGATTGCGGTGGTTCCGCTGCTGGATTCTACGACTTCGGACGAGCTGGATTCAGGTTCCGCGCTCGACGAAGATTCTGCAACCTCGGACGAAGACGATTCGGGTTCAACCGTTCCCTCGACCGTAAAGGTGACGTATTCCGACATCCAGGTGAGCCCGGAGTTATCCGTCACGACAGCGACGGCAGAATGCGTGCCCGGAGCAAGGCCTTCGGCATTCACCTGGTAAGGCGATGCAGTCGCAGAGCCGACTAAAGTCGTTCCGACATAAAAATCAACCTTCTTGACAGA
This window contains:
- a CDS encoding TIGR03960 family B12-binding radical SAM protein, with the protein product MHLAKFANMTILEKIALALPAVESPARYMGGEANSVVKDHSQMLCRMAFVFPDKYEIGMSNNGIRILYHVINREPDLLCEVSFAPWDDMAKEMEKYDIPLYSYASYTPVRDFEVVGMTLQTELNFTNVPYVLDIARIPVWQKDRREEDPILVAGGPAMANPEPVVDFFDAFMIGDGEDMIIKFLRCVGEGRKAKLPRAQILENLSKIDGVYVPSLRPTVINEFGDIVPAEPAKGSYQNTNGVRRQFIPVMDPKNYPIKNLIANMQLVHNRFSVEVMRGCAQGCRFCQAGIWYRPCRELDPDDVLDIAKAGIKATGERELGLLSLSTADYKPVEGLTDSIIDDPFFDTVDVSLPSIRVNAFGETLAQKISALKGGRSATFAPETGSERIRKMINKTISDQDMYNAAEHAFSSGFNKIKLYTMIGFPTENEQDMEAFCNLIENLVKIGRKYLRGCQIAVSMGILIPKSFTGLQWAPFMDKETALKHIRYVRERFFRHPNVKVNWAGWETSFLEAIYSRGDRRLGPVIYAAYKKGIIFESDSYRFDFEKWQQVWEECGYDTSWVYRMREKDEVFPWDFIHAGTSKQYLRGEWEKAFKEDSAPVPNCKWGDCQKCGIPGFGAEIKLANDPVRHKAPSRTPEEIKKLVAERRPTQKSCHSYKITFKKTGLSRFLPHQNMLSFFERTFLCAGIPIKFSEGFSPKPRISNMGALPLGLETYCEVISVDLLQPLDISKENLPKIMAELSRPFPRGMEIVNIEPLKEKLSKHMPTAMIYSFTPESIPEGIMEKFESKTLPVVLNHRGQEINLNEHILGIQIAGGAIILKIKCNNMGTTASPFNIYAALMGVNFDPKKLDEASRRFLIKKIAMEW
- a CDS encoding outer membrane beta-barrel protein, producing MKKMFLAAVTALALCSYSYAQDDDDEYEEDDAPAREEAPAIEEDDAPVAKTEKKSKASSGDAFLGLGMGLTDSYQQIHIKYKISSTLTATGILLLNHHGESTYEAGGAEVDMGDDYTAFGIGAGIDYYLDTPVLPTSVGAEIAYISNGEQLLANDGMNKSTLSSSNLNINLMFGVHAELVKNFELSGKAGLGFVYTSSTTKTTAIAANTSSETEMSNLSFGLKAGVYATWFFL
- a CDS encoding TIGR00730 family Rossman fold protein; protein product: MAKKKAIKLTPGKMIYHNLEFIDSDVGRPIRILSEFMGPYQIFAQEGIKNTIVFFGSARTLPMAELKKRQKSCKNKAELARLKRLEAVAEYYDAARELGAKLGRWANKQHDHGFAVMTGGGPGIMEAGNRGANDVGTSSVGLNIKLPFEQHPNPYIDDDLNLQFRYFFIRKYWFMKMARALVVFPGGFGTLDEMFEILTLIQTKKYGDKMPVVIYGSKYWNKVINWNHLAETGMIDKDDLKLFHFCDNVEDAYNVITTALEKTMD
- a CDS encoding protein kinase, translated to MIRNILAETLDRVSRNLALRPNYTMEEYQRWFDQNPEYMHNGAMQHIQLVEPLTLEGTNNLYRAQYWLEHPNDPSRYVEQEIVVKICKFWASPGKNRLHRLNSLLSAFQDEIRINNLIHATNIEGVVQSMGGGIAGRHPYLKMEFIKGCSLDRLFKKDLTDDEILHRVAQLAYLANTISQLHYYQVVHKDLKPKNLLLCQNPQHKNNHKILVCDFGYAQAKMRDTITEYGGQMTPCYSAPEQAIMGENLSASVDYFSFGIIVHEYLTGEKLFPHSMDIFIEDGYRITDRYLEYLKTGRENRFNDPRFPELTQWIDNLTIFDSFERMQCCPNLFDIAHKLRERVNAQGYRDVNTDFLWNQLREYNRF
- a CDS encoding DUF2339 domain-containing protein, which gives rise to MNKPSISNIIALLKKVKPVHYLVVLAIIGIGIFNAVTGIMPQVKQSRYERGIEKSFNKWWEDEGANQFKIVGVEPTEKVRQEEFEQFRNRAFALKPSYIIEDRVELMRKDFREWWEIRGGKEEFIAKNNRYPSESDFRRELAEWIDKYTDKFARYNMAFVPKKGQYDRLLTSWILFPSVWSYILFAVLFVFTLVRLEKRWQWFILWGCIVGWALIGGVLVSVMTGTSFFDHYSGERYMGMSLTIAFLLGATAFAPRKELSSQALSAICFTGLLLDMAVNWFINPNIFGAVAVLSPVAFGAGAVAGLKIETRRKTRYELKQEALQERARRIEKRNPMAEMKSKTRTMIQSGIENAKGGRPEQALSLLTQAMVQLLQEHPIDKATVLSLADSMNKLYIEVSSNQWLEWGEIAKNKNAPEAAIMFLKKGLSLEKDKNFARRALYTLGETCVIREIDVEDGLKHLQKVIEMNKTDILAKQAQKILDSYKALIDSSRNGG